In Drosophila simulans strain w501 chromosome X, Prin_Dsim_3.1, whole genome shotgun sequence, one DNA window encodes the following:
- the LOC6725019 gene encoding uncharacterized protein LOC6725019: protein MSDNSAVSCVLNVVLCGAAGFGFYKIGPSEHPYAFTACVFGFCHGLFGLVSGLTGDDNAKKVTETTTSIMEIIPLPLVNVELYLAAESNNIALGHGLFIVPLAVSVILTFFKGESGDESEGGALDTLKTLTILGNITSLAYLAINESSWNLGGMAFLAFMAKFGAKFFEEQISEGSGEPVNYLSWSGFYFLTAMAVSGEK from the coding sequence ATGTCTGACAACTCGGCCGTGAGCTGTGTGCTCAACGTTGTTCTCTGCGGAGCCGCAGGCTTTGGCTTCTACAAGATTGGACCCAGTGAACACCCTTACGCCTTCACAGCCTGTGTGTTCGGCTTCTGCCATGGACTCTTCGGTTTGGTTAGCGGCTTGACCGGCGATGACAATGCCAAGAAGGTCACCGAGACGACCACATCGATCATGGAGATCATCCCGCTGCCGCTGGTCAATGTGGAACTCTATCTAGCCGCCGAGAGCAACAACATCGCCCTGGGCCATGGACTCTTCATTGTGCCGCTGGCCGTCAGCGTGATCCTGACCTTCTTCAAGGGCGAAAGCGGGGATGAGAGCGAAGGAGGCGCCCTTGACACCCTGAAGACCCTGACCATTTTGGGTAACATCACCTCGCTGGCGTATCTGGCGATCAACGAGAGCAGCTGGAACCTGGGCGGCATGGCCTTCCTGGCCTTCATGGCCAAGTTCGGTGCCAAATTCTTCGAGGAGCAGATCAGCGAGGGCAGCGGCGAGCCGGTCAACTATTTGAGTTGGTCGGGCTTCTACTTCCTCACCGCCATGGCCGTCTCTGGCGAAAAGTAG